The Primulina tabacum isolate GXHZ01 unplaced genomic scaffold, ASM2559414v2 Contig396, whole genome shotgun sequence genome includes the window aatgaTACAATGCGTGCCTTAGATGTTATAGAAGCGAGGAGATTGAAGAACGAGCGCCGGTAGAATTATCCATTGCAAGAATTGAAGTGGCCGAGAGTTTCATCCATGGAGATGCTGAAAACCCACATGAAATGCTGAAGGAGAAAGAGGGGTGTCCGGTTGATATAGAATAATTGGTGAGGTTTAGGTTTAGTTTAAGTGTAGTTtaggttaattaaattatacacTAATAggcctcaattaaaataaaaaaagttttaagcccaataagattaaaagtaggcccattaaatccaaacatactcccgaaaaatatttcgttttggaaagattttgaaattaTTCTCCGAACCTTCAAAAAATCCGCCGAtacgataaaatttacgtaccggataaaaaaaaatctcacgggtaaaaatacccaataaaatcccatttcttgaaaaaatacatttaaaacaccttatattagttaataaaaattaatcatgtaataaaataatttttcctgaaaattcacCGGTCTCcgtcctcgttcgagcgcgaaatgaaacttaaaaatttttaatgaatgaacctttaaaatttcatgaattaaattctaccatgcatgaattatgcataaaatgcataaaaatatttaaacacaaattaacgaaataaaaatgcattcaaaactttaaaaataatttaataaaataccaaagaaatttaacaacttgcatgcatgtggtttacgtgacccTTCAAATTCTCGGGACGTTACAAAAAATTTACCATCTAGTGATGTTTACATATTTCAATAAACTCGTTAATACTAGAAGCATTTGACtagtattattaaaaaatttgaaaaaagaaGTTAGATCATATTCctctgaaataataaatataagttgataaatattttgtgTCATGTGTGTTTCtttcaaacatatatatataggtaagcaatattttttattgtctTAAGAATTGTCAATCCAATGACATGAAAGTACCCATATATGAATAATTTTGCCAATTATAACTCAAATTATGCGACACACGAAGgaactttattatttaaaccaaaaaaatttttaataatttttttgttcaaCGACTAAGTTTTTAAATATGCGTTGAGTGTATTTCGTGGGATACTTCTAATAGAAAGATTTGTACTTATAGAAAGtcgattttcagaaaataatttatcactaaactaaAAGAAAATTGTTCAAATGCACAAAACTTAGTTGTTTCTTCTTTAAATTTAGtctcagaaaataaaaaaaaatgttaccCGGATGAGAAGTAAATGTCGGAATTCGAATTTGAGAAcgatcaatatcaattttcaCGGGATTATTTTTCTCGACATATCGCGTTAAAGTTTCATAACCACATCCTTGttgaaatttgtaagttttcgAACAATATTTTCATTTGGCTTCCATATCAGCAGAGGAAAGCATCACCTTTTTGAAATGTTTggttaatatattatattttgggCGATGCACCGTTCGAGTTTTACTTTTAGGCATCATCACATTGCTCATACTTTCTTTACTTTGATCGATGATGATGTGTTTGTTGAGCCTCtttttctctttcttgatgTTTTCATCGGAAAAATAAAGATTATAGCCATCGACATTGAATGAAAGATTATAGCAATGCTCGAGCTCGAGTGAAATGATacactttttttttccttttctttttccactCCTACAACATGATCCCGCTCCAGCCATTTGTGATCGTATAAATATGAAATTGaagtaataataaaaataaaactacaATTTACATAAACTAATAACATAGACATGATATTTTGAGAATCAATAAAGAATTGTGAATTATAGATTCAGAGAAAATTGTATGAAAAAAATGAAAGGACGAGGGGTCTTTATAagagaaaaatagaaaaaaataaatttgcaacactaataatttttttttaaaaaaaattattacatgacCCGCTATGTAGACCCATCCAACCAGACGGGTCacagttctttttttttttttaaaccgtaAATCGGAATCAGATTGCCTCAGTcggttcggtcgaccctacccctgcgggcactgcctgcagggatcgatccaacggctcggattttttcgagccaatttttatttattttttttacagggaggtgggcccggatcactcatgtggagtgatccgggccgttcattgcccgtgcaggcactgcctgcacgggtaggttgaaacaaaccGCCTCAGTCTGTCTTCGGACTGTTTCGGTCGCGGTTCCGAGTCAAACCCGTTAACGGGTTAACGGGTCGGTCAGCTCCAGTGCCTGCACGggtaggttgaaacaaaccGCCTCAGTCCGTCTTCGGACTGTTTCGGTCGCGGTTCCGAGTCAAACCCGTTAACCCGTTAACGGGTCGGTCAGCTCCAGTTTGGGTCGGGATCATACCTAACCTTTGACTAGGTATATTTCTATACGGTGGATACTAATACCTCTTTTAAAAAATGttactttaaatttttttagccGCTGCCACCCAAGTCCAAAATTGCAATATAAGTGGGCCGTGGAAGGCTCGGCTCCATTGCTTGAAATATTGGGCCTGCGTTAGAGATTTCATTAAATTATACATATTCGGCTTGATTTCAGCCAATTTTTCATTACTAGATAAGATAGGACAATGAAAGGTCATGTTTCCTTACCTAGACGTATGCATGCATGTATGAGAATAGGTAAGAGGACTGTAAAAAACAAGAGGAAGGGACAAAAAAAGGACAACGAAAATCAGGGAAATAATAATACCACCGTAATGATCGAGTGACTCGAGTCTATGCTATATTTAGAGTAACATTCCAATTGTTATTCACAGAAATAGCATGAAAATCGATTATTACAAAACAAAAGTATGAAAAACATTTACATTTCTCAATATGGGCAATCGATTTGAATgattattttcttgaaaaagaAAGAATCGAATTATTGTAGAAGCATGGAAATTGGAAGAGTCAATTGTGTTGAATTTTCATGGAAAGGGAAGATTACTTTGGAAACGGGGAATCTGATGAATGAAGAAGCGGGGCCCCTCCACTGAGTTAGCAGTTCAAGTGTATTAAGGTTGAAGACAAATTTTGGTTTTGgtattacattttttttccCCATGGCCAACTAGTTTGAGAGCTCCACAGCTTTATATCCAGCCACGCATTCACTTACCTTTGTCCAAATACTTCACCCACCACTTGCTCAATATCGCACTATTTTTCTCACCCTTGTATTGATTTATTTCCTCTCTTCCCATAAACAATTTTGATGGTTGGTTTTTCTTCTTTGTTGATGGTGAAAATGtatgaatgaaaaatgtaacgccccagattcggcgagtatcctcactgtatcaagacggatCTTTTCACCGTACTTATGTTTTCACTTACACGCATCTTGAgaagaaacttcccaggaggtcacccattccAAAATTcctcagcgtgcttatgtcctcactcacacgcatcctGGGAAGAAATTTTCTtcctaggaggtcacccatcccaaaattcccccaagtcaagcacgcttaattttggagttcttatgtgataagctaccgaaaagaagatgcatattcttgatatgagtagtaccaatcaaatcttttaagtcctcttcaactgtacaatcCATTAccagcgatcaccccccgccctcttcggcctcaGGCCTCACAAAAAACATGATTTGAGAAGTCACTTTTTGCCCGACAAAGTTTGCGGTGAAAAATCAATATAAATCCGGAATTTATcatgttaaatcataaaagattaAACTTTGAACTATAATTAGAAGCGCACCTAAAATCATTATGATTATAATTCAGGGTATATTtggataaattaatttgaaattcaagaaatttcgattaattttattgtttacaaatattaaattttcacaTCATTTACAAGTtggtaatataaaataaaatagatttCAAATAACATAATAACttaaaattcatatttattaacaCGAAATACTGCATGAAAATGTTGAAGTCGAATTTAAAGTTTATTgtcttaattttttaaataacaaaACTAGATTTGAAATTCTTCCGACACTACCTAAATGATTTCGAGTGATATTAGAGAAGGTGGAGCGCGCAAGAAACTGAGAGTTTTAAACAAGAACTTGCGCAAGTTATCGCCAATACAAACACTGGAGTTCGGGAGAATGTATGATTAAAAGGGATAAAATCCCGGGTTATTGGTATTTTCATTGAAATGGAAGTTCCGACTAATGAAACAAATTCGGAGTTAAAAGTTTTATGGAGGCGAAGAGTAACACTATTGGACATGTGTGTTTTCGTGGCGAATTCATTCTTGTCCTATTTATTCGACATTCGATCAGCTCACGGAGTTCGTCTATAGCTCTGTCGTTTTGTTATCTAATTGTTTCAGGCCCATATTCACTGCAATAGTCACAAAAACCATGGCATCCCTCCATAAACTTCTGTCCGAAGAGGGGTTCCAGCGCCAAAAATTGCGGAAACCGCCGAAAAAGGTGAAGTTTAAGGATGTTAATGCTCAAGAAGAGTCCATTGCACTGCCTATATACATCTGCCATGACAGGAGAAGCTTTGATTCCTCGTTACAGAGAGCTGAGAGGGCACTTTCACACAAGAGTTCTTCTGTTTTATCGTCAAGAAGAGGAGGGTCGGGTTCCGAAAGATCGAACTACACGAGATCGGTATCTGAAGGGAATGTTCCTCGGAGAGATGAGCCCGTCATTGATGATGTTGCGATTAAAGCTATGATATCAATTTTGAATGGATACGTTGGCCAGTATTTGAGAGACAAGAATTTCCGTGAGAGCGTACGAGAAAAGTGTTATTCTTGCTTCGCGAGGAGGAAGAAACATTCGGATAACGACATTTTTGCTCACATGGAGTTGGGAATTCAGAGCATCGAAAGATTGGTTGAGAAATACGACGCCAAGAAGGGAATGGATTTAGATTCTTTGCAAAAATCGATCAAACTTTTTGATTTTGTAGCGTCGCTGAATCCCAAGAATTCAAGAAATAATGCTTCAACTTGTGGAACACCCAATTCTTGTCTCTCTGCTTGTGCGCAGCTTTACTTATCGATAGTCTACAAAATCGTAAGAAATGACAGAATTTCAGCTCGGCACCTGCTGCAGGTTTTCTGCGATTCGCCGTTTCTTGCTCGAACACGCTTGCTTCCGGAACTTTGGGAGCATTTCTTTCTTCCCCACCTTCTCCATCTCAAGATTTGGTACACTAAAGAGCTTGAGTTTCTTTCTGTTTCCGATTACGACCAAAATGACAAAAAGATTAAAGCTTTGAACGAGCTATACAATGATCAGATGGATACTGGGACAATGAAGTTTGCTCTGTACTACAAAGAGTGGCTCAAAATTGGCGCTCAAGCCCCATCTATTCCTTCAATCCCTTTGCCTTCAAAACTGAGCAATGCGAGTTCAAGAAGGAGATCTGCAGATTCGGTTAATTCTCATTTCCCTTTGAGCAATAAATCACTGTGAGTTTGCACCAATTGTATccatttttaaagtaaatttttttcgTCCATTAGCATGCATTTACCATTTCTTTAATCCTCATAGATATCAAGAAGTCTTTGGCCCCATTCCAAAGGAGAggtcgattgacattgacaatAGGAATGGAGCTTTGAAAAACGATTGGGATACGgaggaagaaaatattattagCCTAGAAGACGATGTGAGTAATGACTGTCATCACAATATTTGAATTTTAGGAAGATACTTTTGGTTACTTAGTTATATAGTGCATAACTATCTTCTTCATATTGGCAGAAGAAAGCCATGGTTCAGCTAAAGTCTTCAAGTCCAAGTTATCGAATGCAGGAAGTTGAGCTACGGTCTGACAGAAAGAAAAAAGATTATTTCCGGTTTTTGGCTTGCCGGACTGAACCAGTAGTGTGTTTTTTAAAGGGAGTTAATTTGCCGAAGAATTATGAGAAATTTAAGAATGATGGAACTGTGAATCATATTGAGTCAGGTGACATGACTCGAGTTATTGCCACTATTTGCTCTTCAGAGAGCTTGAGTGATTGTGAAATGGCCATTCGCTCTATTAGCAAATACTGGTTAAATTCTCATGGAGATCCTAGAATCGAAAATTCGTTGTCACAGCCATCTGTTATACAAGGAATAATGGAAGTTCTGTTTGTTTCCGATGAAGATGAAATATTGGAGCTGGCTATATCAATTTTGGCAGAGTTAGCTACAAAGAGTGAAACAATTAGACAATTCATATTGAATTCGGATCCACAGCTTGATGTTTCCCTGAGACTATTGAGAAGTGGCAGCCTATTCCTAAAAGCTGCAGTTTTGCTTTATCTAGTGAAACCAAAGGCAAAACAGATGATATCTTCGGAGTGGATTCCATTAGTTCTTCGAGTTTTGGAATTCGGTGACCATGTGCAGACATTATTCGCTGTTAAATGCCGCCCTCATGAAGCAGCATATTACTTCCTAGACCAACTCTTAACCGGTTTTAACGAAGATAAAAATCTCGAGAATGCTAGACAGTTAATTTCACTTGGCGGATTAGGTTTATTAGTAAGGAGGATGGATGAAGGGAAAACTTTTGAGAAAAGCGAAGCTGCTTCTGTTATTTATTATTGCATTCAAGCCAATGGAAGTTGTCGACACTATTTAGCGAAAAACTCGAGAAAAGACACAATTTTATCACTCTTAGTTCAAGGGAAGCACACAAAATCTCAAGGGCGTGCTCTTGAGTTGCTGACAGAGTCACTTTGCCTTAACAGGTATGTTTGTCAAAATCTCAAATCCttttgttgttatttttttagtgGTGGGCAGCTTTTACATAATTTTTTGAAATACCAGGAGAAAACAAAGAATGGAGTCCTTAAGCGCGCTAACAAAAGGGTGGGACTGCTTAAACACAATGCATATTTTGTTGCTATGCCTCCAAAAGGCTCGACTGCAAGAGTGTGCCATCATTGCAGTGATATTGCTACAGCTAGATCTTATGGTGAGCTCACGGTaatcttaataaaaaaattagaatgtaaagtattattttatgcaaactgCTTGTATGGTTCCAGGGTGATCCTTTGGAATGTAGTATATACAGAGAAGAGGCAATAGATGCCATTGTAAAAGCACTAGATTGTAGGGTGTTCGACGAGAGGGTGCAGGAGAAGACAGCAAGGGCACTGTTGATTCTGGGCGGGCACTTTTCTTACACCGGCGAGCCAGAGGTGGAGAAATGGCTGTTAAGAACAGCAGGCTTCGACGAGAACAGTGAAACTTCATGTTATGGAATGGATTCTGATATACATGGATTCCTAAACCTGGTATCTATCCGCAACATTTTTTTGTTCTTTCCTTTATTTTTTAAGCAAATGAGTCTTGTCTAATCTAATCCTTCAAATTATCAGGGTGAAGAGGATAAAACGACGGAAAATTTGCAAAGCAAAGCAGCAATGGTGTTGCTTAGCAAGGGAAACACAAGATTAATTTCTTCACTCTCGAATTCAATAGGCAGCGGAATCCCATGTCTTGCAAGAGCAAGCCTGGTGACTGTCTGCTGGATGAGCTGTGGCTTCCGTCTCCTAGAAGACAAAGAGCTTCAATATGCAGCATGCTCAATCCTTGTGCCACAGTTGATACAGTCCTTGAATCACGACAGTGCTCTTGAGGAAAGGGTTCTTGTTTCATTTTCTCTGCTAACTCTTACAAAGGGCACAGGTTACCTCATAAATCCCTTTTCTTTCCACTTTTTTCATATGGTCTAAATAACAGACTACACATATTAGTGGGAttcgatttttttcttttttgtatcAGATTATTTTGCTACGTCGCCTTTGGATAAAGGAGTTCTTGGTTGCCTAGGCCGGCTTTCCGATGTAACATGGACGGCTGAGGAGCTTATTTCACATATCACCTCCACTTCAAGTTCAATGGATCCATTTTCTTGAATCGAAAATCACTTTTTATTTCAACGTAAAATATAGTAAAGTCCCTGTCATTTTATTATATGCAGTGCTTTTGTGTTTGTTGTACAGCAATTAGCAGCTTGTGCTGGTATTGAGCCTCAATTGATTTTTGTAATCCGAATTACCCAACCATTTAATTTCTGTTTGGTTCGATTTTCTTGTATTACGATTCGGTTAATTCGACTCGATTTATATGGTTTAATTAATAGATTAATTTTATGTTGGAGAATAAATTATTAgtacaaattaaatattgttttaaaatatctaaaaataTCAAGATTCGATaacaaaaatataacaaaatgattaaataaacatcaagtaaatattttgtattaaaGTAGATGACCTTTTGAATGGAGAAATGCTACCCTTTTatctattttaataaattatatataaaacttTTAACTATTTTAGTATATGCTATATGTAAAATGGTCAATTcgattttgtgatttttcaaatttaaaaaccAAATTCCCaaaattcaaaatcgaactaaatAAATCGAAATTTACGGTTCAATAGATTTTTCGGTTTTAACTATTCAACGAACATCGTTattaagtattttttttttgtggtgCTCAAACCCAAAACCCAGagaataatttgaaaaaaaataaaaataaaaatcggccaattttttattttttttaaatttccgtTGACTTAAAGAACCACGAATACTTAGGTAGGGCcaacaaaatttcgaaaaattatatttaattgattcaatttaagtatattttttatttgtttgataatttgatattaaaattaTGGAAACTATCGATTTAGCCAGAATTAAATGCTGgttgtttttaaataaattccGATTGAAAAcgtgaatatttttaaaattttatagagATTTTTTGTGTGTGTGGGTATTATCGAGCCATTTTGGTAGCCTACTTGGCCCATCAAATTAAATTACCATACTtcccttttcattttctttttgagttggtctcttgtgagacggtctcatgaaagacgagtcaactctaacgatattaacaataaaaaataatattcttagcataaaaataatactttttcatggatgatccaaataagagatctgactcacaaaatacaactaataagatcgtctcacacaagtttttgttttcttctacCAACCCTGTGTCCATTTATTTCTCCAGCAATTGGCAATTAGTTGATTTGATTGCTTATCCCAAAGCAGAGATATAACAGTTCAAAAtccaaaataaataaacaaagttGACAACCGAAAGCAAACAGCGCAGCTCACTCATACCTACAAACAACACCACACGATAAAGCAGTAAAAAATAAAGCAGACTCCATTAGATTCACGCACAAACTCCACCATCAGTATCAGAGGAGGAGATTGGACGTAGCTTTCCCTCAAACAAAGATAAACTGAGTCTCCGTAACTGATTCTTGAAACATACGCCCTCTGTATGCCACAAGATCAGCATAGTACACAGGCGGCACAAGTGACACGGGCTTTGTGCACCGAACAAAGGTGACGCACATATCGTATATCAGTTCCTGCAAGTCATCAGATGAAAAGCCATTCTCATCCCAAAGCACATAGTAGTGTGACGGCTTGCTCGTCTCCATACTGTCATAATGGCTGTAGAGATAGAAGTCGAAATCAAAAGGGTGAACAATTTTTGCATCCAGCACAGTTCCTGGCGGGATATTGCCAGAAGCTCCATCACTTGCATTTTCAGGAAAAAGACTAGTCTGGTGGCGTTTTTGAGCAACAATGAGAGTGATCCTTGGCTGGTACTCGTCATCATAAATGGCCTTCTTAAGATCAAATAGCTCCTCAGCGAGCACCATTCCAAATTGCCCCTCACTAACATCATCACGAAAGACCACGAGCTTGTTAGGCTTAACATTGTTGTGAAGAGCGTAGATATCGACCAAATCACGGCAAATGTCACCAAATTTCGAAATCTTTTCCTGGCGGTGGGTCTGGGGGATCACCATAGCAAGACATCGATTCACGGCAGGCCAGTTAACAGTACCAACGACTGCAGCTATTGAGGGGTATGATGAGTTCATGGGGTTGGATGATTTACATCGGCTCCGTTTAAGAACATCACATGATTTTCAACACCAAAAGGAGGAAGCTCCCTTTAGTTCAAAATTACTGCCCCCGAGTTTAGCATTGATTTTGAGACAAAGATTTGCCAGTTCTTGTTCCTTTCCCATATAGAAATTAGAGGACAAGCAACAATGGGTCACCACACCGATCTGTGTCTCTGTTACCCGGGATCTTTTCTAGCCATAACACAAACAATCATTTGTAAGTTTCCTTTCCCGATTCCACTATCTTCCGCAACATCATTCCGAAGGAGCTTCTCAAGCAGATTAGCATCAGATAATTCATTCATATGAGTAGCATGGCACAAATGAGGCTCTACCATACGCATACCAAGGTTTTACTACGACTCCTCGAACTATTGAAAAAAGCATCCGTGTGAAGGATATTAAATCGATCACCTTTGGTAAAATCTAACAAAGCCCAACGTTCAACAGCTACTCCATCCACTAGAGACCTTCTTCCAACAAGATTCCACTGGCATTTTTCAGGTGCCACTTTTACAAAATCAGAGCCTAGTTTCAAGTCAGGTGTACCAATAAGACGCCCCACAACCTTTGTCATGTTACTATCCCCCTCAATATAGAAAAACTTGGTCAATTCCCTGCAACAAACAGGTAAAAACAATTAAACACATCAAAGATGACTGATGCTGAATGGTTCCATATCCATGAACCTGTCCACATTTCTAAAAGGATGGGATAGTGTGTAAATTAGAAACAATAAGGTAGCCACAGTGCATATATGCAACAATTGGGGATCTTTCCAAATTTTAATCTTACTAAGGTATACAGACATATTTTGCTACAATAACTACTTCTTTATTTAGAAGCGCATAAAAGTCCACTTCACAAGGCCCATCGTTAACTCGCAACATTTGAGAGATTCTCTTTTCTTTCCCAAGATAACAGCCACTCGAATGTTCATTTTAATGGCTACCTCTCAGTTTGAAAAGAAGAAAGGGGATATGCTTTCACACAAGTACGTCAGATTTAGCTCAGCTTTGGCACTGCAGGTTAAGCCAAAAATGCTTAAAAACACTACATACAAAGAAAATGGTTCATGGTCTTCCACTACTTCCTACATCAGATGTGACTTGTACTGATTGCATGATGCGGAAACAATATAGAGACCCTATTTCCATAAAAGGCACATGGAGAGCTACAGAAAATTACTCCACGTAGATATTTGCGGTCCAATCTATCCAACTTCAAACAGTAAGAAAATGTACTCAATATGCTTCATAGATGATTTTAGTAGGAAGAATGAATATATTTCTTGAATGAGAAGTCTGAAGCATTCAACATGTTCAAATGTCTTGAGAAACTTGTTGAAAATGAAAATAGTTCATCTATTAAATGCTTATGTACTGATAGTGGTAGGGAATTTAATTCTAAAAAATTTAATGAGTTCTGCAAGGAGCATGGTATTAAGAGACAAATGACAGCAACATATACTCCTCAACAAAACCGAGTGGCGGAACGAGAACACTGAATGGCGATGAATTTGGTGAGATGTGGTCCGAGAAAAAAATGCCAATTTTTTTAACCTGAAGCTGTAAATGGGGCTATTTATGTTCTGAATAAAAGTCCTATGTTAGCAGTAAAAGATGTTATACTACATGTGGAATAAAACCTTATGTGGATCATTTCCGAGTTTTTGGATGCGTCTCACATGTGCATATTCGTGATGAACCAAGGACAAAGTTGGGCATCAAGAGTTTTTCTTGTGCTTTATTAGGAGCCTTTGAATAATCAAAGGCATACAACTATATGATCCTACCTTAAAAAGGATTAACTTAAGTCGCGATGTCATTTTTGAAGAGCTGAAACAATGGGACTGAGATAAGGAGTTTGATAAACAGAGCTTGGTGGGTTTGGAATAGGGAGATGATGACAATTGTTCTGTTGAATATAATGTTGAAGGAACCAGTGTTGGAGAAAATGATGAATCGAGTTCAGCCTCTACAAGTGCATCAATAGAAACTAATGAAAGGGGAGGACGAATTCGACAAGCTCCAGCTTACTTGAGAGATTATGTAACTGGTGAGGGACTTTCGGATGAAGATATTGTTACACAAAATGTATGCACAAACAGAAAGGGACTTAAAAAACAGCGAGCTAGTATCACGAACTAAACAGAAGCACAATGCAAAAGTAAAGCAAACCGAGGTCTGTATGTAATACAgtgtccttaaaacagattcgtcccCTCCGGCGTGCTTCGAGGATGAActtggacgtctgtttcccaggatacaacggaacaaccagCAGTACCTTAGCACGAGATACCACAAAGGCGAACTGAAATGTACCTGAACTTTATCACGAGACAGAACGAGAAAAGAGCAGCAGCCGAGACAACAGAACAAGCAAAGCGTCGAAATAACAGAAAGTAGGAGAGTGTGTTGGTATTTCTGAAAGACTCGAGgctgcctctatttataggcactTATATCGACGCACCCAGGTCGCGCTCGTACGCTTGCACACAAGTCAAGCCTTTTTCCACTGCAAATCGGACCCATGATTTGCACCCCCCCCCCTGCGCCTGTGCGCGCGAGAGAGAGCCTCTTGACCAATCATTGTTACACCTCCATAAAGTGTAACACTATATAAACTCACCAATGCTAAGTTCATTTTCCAATGTGGGACATTTCCCACTTGCCATCTACTAGGCCTTGTCCAATTTCTCATTCAAAGAACAAGCCCAATAAGCCTTTATAAGtccaacaatcccccacatgaatgaaaattgaaagatattcaacGATTTTCGTGATAAAGTTCAACAGTTGAATCTTGCATAGGATAGGTAGGTATTATCCTTTGAACCTTCCCTTGTGAAAGCATAATAATTCACTGGTTGACAGTAGACATGATGTCTTTGAACTGTACAGCCGTTTGTGTGAGTTAAGATATACTTCACACAAGACTCTTCCTAATACTATTCAGTTCTCATGATTGTGTTCGTTTTGGCCATGAACACATTCCTGGTTCTGCAAGAGGGTCTAGAATTGAGCCCTGCAATTCTTTCGAAGCGGCCCCACTTCTCTCTCACATAGGTGATTCTATATTGCTTCTCGTCAGAATCATTAAAAGCCGTAAGCTTATCCTCAACATTCACTGTTTCATAGTAGGAATGGACTAGGGATAACCCCCACAATGATTCTCCAAATTAGTGCGATTAGGTTGTCCCATTGAACCTAGTTCTTGGGATCTCCAGTCAGCGTAGGTTGGGTTTTCCTTCACACCAATTTATTCTATAGGCTTGAGCCCCATTCCCCTTGATATTTTCGCAACTAACTCTCTGTTTAACCTTTTGGTTAGCGGATCCGCTATATTATCCTTTGACTTTACATAGTCAACAGAGATAACTCCAGTTGAGAGTAGTTGTCTAATGGTATTATGTCTACGACGTATATGCCTAGACTTACCATTATACATATTATTTTGTGCCctaccaatcgcagattggCTGTCACAATGTATGCATATAGCCGGCACAGGTTTTTCCCATCCTGGAACATCTTCTAAAAAATGACGCAGCCATTCAGCCTCTTCACCACACTTGTCAAGGGCTATGAACTCAGATTCCATCGTGGATCTGGC containing:
- the LOC142534164 gene encoding putative E3 ubiquitin-protein ligase LIN isoform X1, producing the protein MASLHKLLSEEGFQRQKLRKPPKKVKFKDVNAQEESIALPIYICHDRRSFDSSLQRAERALSHKSSSVLSSRRGGSGSERSNYTRSVSEGNVPRRDEPVIDDVAIKAMISILNGYVGQYLRDKNFRESVREKCYSCFARRKKHSDNDIFAHMELGIQSIERLVEKYDAKKGMDLDSLQKSIKLFDFVASLNPKNSRNNASTCGTPNSCLSACAQLYLSIVYKIVRNDRISARHLLQVFCDSPFLARTRLLPELWEHFFLPHLLHLKIWYTKELEFLSVSDYDQNDKKIKALNELYNDQMDTGTMKFALYYKEWLKIGAQAPSIPSIPLPSKLSNASSRRRSADSVNSHFPLSNKSLYQEVFGPIPKERSIDIDNRNGALKNDWDTEEENIISLEDDKKAMVQLKSSSPSYRMQEVELRSDRKKKDYFRFLACRTEPVVCFLKGVNLPKNYEKFKNDGTVNHIESGDMTRVIATICSSESLSDCEMAIRSISKYWLNSHGDPRIENSLSQPSVIQGIMEVLFVSDEDEILELAISILAELATKSETIRQFILNSDPQLDVSLRLLRSGSLFLKAAVLLYLVKPKAKQMISSEWIPLVLRVLEFGDHVQTLFAVKCRPHEAAYYFLDQLLTGFNEDKNLENARQLISLGGLGLLVRRMDEGKTFEKSEAASVIYYCIQANGSCRHYLAKNSRKDTILSLLVQGKHTKSQGRALELLTESLCLNRRKQRMESLSALTKGWDCLNTMHILLLCLQKARLQECAIIAVILLQLDLMGDPLECSIYREEAIDAIVKALDCRVFDERVQEKTARALLILGGHFSYTGEPEVEKWLLRTAGFDENSETSCYGMDSDIHGFLNLGEEDKTTENLQSKAAMVLLSKGNTRLISSLSNSIGSGIPCLARASLVTVCWMSCGFRLLEDKELQYAACSILVPQLIQSLNHDSALEERVLVSFSLLTLTKGTDYFATSPLDKGVLGCLGRLSDVTWTAEELISHITSTSSSMDPFS
- the LOC142534164 gene encoding putative E3 ubiquitin-protein ligase LIN isoform X2, which encodes MASLHKLLSEEGFQRQKLRKPPKKVKFKDVNAQEESIALPIYICHDRRSFDSSLQRAERALSHKSSSVLSSRRGGSGSERSNYTRSVSEGNVPRRDEPVIDDVAIKAMISILNGYVGQYLRDKNFRESVREKCYSCFARRKKHSDNDIFAHMELGIQSIERLVEKYDAKKGMDLDSLQKSIKLFDFVASLNPKNSRNNASTCGTPNSCLSACAQLYLSIVYKIVRNDRISARHLLQVFCDSPFLARTRLLPELWEHFFLPHLLHLKIWYTKELEFLSVSDYDQNDKKIKALNELYNDQMDTGTMKFALYYKEWLKIGAQAPSIPSIPLPSKLSNASSRRRSADSVNSHFPLSNKSLYQEVFGPIPKERSIDIDNRNGALKNDWDTEEENIISLEDDKKAMVQLKSSSPSYRMQEVELRSDRKKKDYFRFLACRTEPVVCFLKGVNLPKNYEKFKNDGTVNHIESGDMTRVIATICSSESLSDCEMAIRSISKYWLNSHGDPRIENSLSQPSVIQGIMEVLFVSDEDEILELAISILAELATKSETIRQFILNSDPQLDVSLRLLRSGSLFLKAAVLLYLVKPKAKQMISSEWIPLVLRVLEFGDHVQTLFAVKCRPHEAAYYFLDQLLTGFNEDKNLENARQLISLGGLGLLVRRMDEGKTFEKSEAASVIYYCIQANGSCRHYLAKNSRKDTILSLLVQGKHTKSQGRALELLTESLCLNRKQRMESLSALTKGWDCLNTMHILLLCLQKARLQECAIIAVILLQLDLMGDPLECSIYREEAIDAIVKALDCRVFDERVQEKTARALLILGGHFSYTGEPEVEKWLLRTAGFDENSETSCYGMDSDIHGFLNLGEEDKTTENLQSKAAMVLLSKGNTRLISSLSNSIGSGIPCLARASLVTVCWMSCGFRLLEDKELQYAACSILVPQLIQSLNHDSALEERVLVSFSLLTLTKGTDYFATSPLDKGVLGCLGRLSDVTWTAEELISHITSTSSSMDPFS